The genome window CGGGTTGTTATGCACAACTCAGACCAGAAGAAATTGCCCAAATTCCCGGAGTGGATGTGGTGCTCGGCGCACAGGAAAAATTCCAAATTTTCTCCCTCCTTAAAACCTTCGAGAAGCAGCCACAAACACAAGTGGCAGTCTCTTGTATAGATGATGTCGTGGCCTTTGGGCCGTCATACTCTTCCGGTGAACGTACCCGCGCTTTCCTGAAGGTACAAGACGGATGTGACTATACTTGTTCTTTTTGCACCATCCCACAAGCACGTGGAAAGAGCCGATCGGCACCAATCCCCGAAACGCTCCGTTCCGCCCGCGAAGTCATTGAAAAAGGATATAAGGAAATTGTCCTTTCTGGTATCAATATTGGGTTGTACGGACAAGAACATGGAACCGACCTACTCGCTTTACTGTACGAGTTAGACCAACTCGAAGGAGTGGAACGCTTCCGTATCTCCTCTATCGAACCCAATTTGCTCACGGACGACATCCTGCGGTTTGTTGCCGAGTCTAACAAATTTCAGCCCCACTTCCATATCCCGCTACAAAGTGGCGACAACGAGGTTTTGGGGAAAATGCGCCGACGATACCGCCGCGAACTGTATGCAGAGCGTGTGCAGCGTATCCATCACCTCATGCCCGATGCCTGTATCGGAGTGGATGTCATTGTGGGATTTCCGGCAGAGACCGAGACCCATTTCGAGCAGACCTACCAGTTCCTGCACGAGTTGCCCGTCTCGTATTTCCATGTATTTACCTATTCGGAACGACCCAACACGACTGCCGTGGAACAGTTGACGCGCATGGGAACACCAGTACCTGCAAAAGAACGCGAACGCAGAAGCAAAATGTTGCGTATTTTATCCGCCAAGAAGCGATTGGCCTTTCATCAGGCAAATACGGGAACCACACGTCCAGTGCTTTGGGAGGACGAAGAAAAAGGCGGACTTATGTTTGGCTTCACCGATAACTATGTTAAAGTCCAGACGCCGTATGATCCTGACAAGGCCGGAGCTATCGAAATAGTAACCTTGGGGACTTTGGCCGAAGACGGAACGGTGAAACGGGGAGAAAATGCTTTTATCTCAATTCTTTGACCAAGTCGGCAATAAAAAGGCTATCCAAGGCCTCAAAAATATCTATTTTTTTTTGAAGTTATTTTTTGGCGCGATTTTTAGTCTATACTATAATATAGAACCATAGACCCACCACCCAACGGAAAAGAAAGGGAGCTTTTCCGGTTATGGTTGTTTATCAAACGCCCGTCATCGCCACTTATGTAGGTTGGGGCAAAAACACGCGCTTCATGGAAACCAATTCCCTTTCCGACCCTTCGCAGGTACACTATTTGGTCGTCGTGCATGGCATGGGCGAACCACGCGAAGGAGCCACTGTTCTGCCCGTCATCAATCGCATGGCCGAGATTCGGGCAAAGGAAATGTACCCCAACCTTGATCTTAAGTTGGGGATTAAAGAAAACACCATTTCACTGGGGCGGATGCTCCCCTCTGGTGGGCGTCAAAAATGGGTAGAATTCAAAGGCATTCCCATCAAAACCACATCCAATGATCAAGACGTCTGTGCCCCTGCTTCAGGAACCCCCACAGCAACTTTTTTAGGAGAACCTTCCGACTGTGGCACCAATATCCGGTTCGTGGATCTTTTCTGGGGCGATGTCACCACCCAACTTTTTCCAAAAGCCGCCGAACCCGTTAACCTGTGGACACGGGCCTTAATCAACCGCGTGGAACAACGTTGGAATGCGCAACGGCGCGACAAAGTGTCTCATTCTGGCCTTTACCAAGCCAATGTAGAGATTCAACTGAAGGTGCTCTTAGATAACCTGCGTAAAACCTTGATTCCCATACAGCAGGTACTTTCGCTTCGGTTCCGGTTTTTATCCGAACTTATTTTTGATAAGTTTTTAGGTGATGTTCAGCTTTATGCCGAATACATGACCTGCCGAGAAGATGCAATCAAGCGTTTTCACGCCAAAATGAGCGAGGTACACCGTGCGCATGATATGACGGAAATGGAACGCAAACTTATGGGTGGTGAACCCCGTAAACCTGTTTACCACGTAATTGCACACAGCCTTGGCACCGTCATGTCGTTGGATGCCTTGGTTGACGGAGCCGCAACCGAAGCGTCTTGGTTCCCTTTCGTCAAAAATTATGTAACCTTAGGCTCCCCTATAGATAAGTTTCTGATGCTGTGGCCAGAAAATTACCACCACCTAGACAACCTCAATCATCCGAAATGGAAGGGCTTGGTCTGGTCCGAACGTGCGTCACAGGTTCAAAAAATTAGACACTTTAATTATTGTGACGAGCAAGACCCCGTAGGCCATAACTTAGACTTTTTGGAAAAAAAACCCGTAATCAGACATTTGTTCGAAACTGTCGAAGACAAAGTATTTGTCCGGTATCCAGTTCCCGGAAAGGCCCATGTAGATTATTGGACAGATGCCGAGTTGTTCCGGCATATCTTGCATGTTACCATAGATGACAAGCCCATTACCGACCCCAAACCACGCAAAAAACAGAATTTCCGGAAAACCATGCTGGACATGATGGCCTTCGATCAGCAAGCGGAGGCGAATCAGGCCACGACCAAAAACAATGAAGCCGCCCCTGTTCAGTGGTACATTCCGAAAATCTATAAAGAAGTGACCAAAATCTCTTATGTCTTGCTTCCCTTGATTTTTTGGACGGTTTTGAGCGCCCTACTGTTGTTTTTTGGCCTTGGAACCTCTTTTGCCAAAGAAGGCGCTGGAAAATTATTCGACGATTCGGAGTTGGTCTCCAGAACCCTGCTGGCCTTTACTTTTCTTGGGGGGTATGGCCTCTCAGAATTGCTTGCTACCTTAACCGGAAAATCTTTTCAGGAGTGGATTCGTTCCACGAAGCGGCCCGCTTTATGGGCTACCATTGGAATAACGGCTATTACACCTGTCATTTTTACGGGCATTATCACCATCGGAACTTGGGCCATGCTCCTCATAGGCATTCTGATCGGTATCCTTTGGCTATACTTCCGCGTAATGGAGCTAATGATTCAGTGGAGGCAAATGACGGTCATGCTTACCGATGCCACCAATAAAAATGCACCAGAGTTGGAAGACCGCATGACCAAACGGGTTATCTTACGCATCCGAATTGCAGTCTGGGGGCTCTTGTTTCCGGTCTTGTTTCTTTTTTTCGGATCAGAGTGGTTCGACCATGTGGTGGATTTGCGCATTTTTACGACATCCCCCCTCCCAATGCTGACCAATTTGTATCACCAACTTTCGCACGGGTTGGCAGACTTGTTTTTTCCAATTGCGATGTTTGTGGGTCCTAATCCGGATTACACCCGTTACCACAATGTGGTCGTCACAAGTTTTGTCTTGCTTTCGATGACAGGTTCTTTGGTATATGTATATCGGGCCTTGAAATACTTTATTGAACGAAGAAAAACGATCAAGATGAAGCAGGATATGCATGATAGGGCGGCTTTATTCGCCCCTGAAATGTTACCAGACGCCCGTTCAGAGGCCGCGCTTGGTAATAGTAATTCTGCCAAAGTCTCGCAGACGTCAACGCCTCAATAAACCCGTCGCCCACGACTGAATCCCTATCCGTTGGAATATTCTGGCGGATTTTTTTATCCCCAACTTCGGAGGGTATAAAAAACCTTTTCTCGTTTACCTTCTGCCATGTCCCTCCTTTGGGTACAAGGCATATGGAGTGCTGTTCTATGTTTTATGTTTTTGCAAAGTACGCTTTCGTTGCATCTGACGCGGACCGTACCAGAGCCAAAAACCAGTGATACTAAATACCAACAAGGCCAAGCCCATGATACTGGTGTACAAAAGTTTAATAATCCCACCTTGGGTCTCTAAATAACGATCCAATATAGAGGCGTCATGAATGTGCTCTACCAAGTCGGCATTTCTGCGTTCAATGAGCAGCACTTTTCCGGTTGCCCCGTCTAATTGAATGCCCCAATAATGATCTGCAAAGACAAATTTGACGCTTCCCTTGTCTTGTCGGACGTCAATTCGGTCTAACTGTGTAGAAAGTTCGGGCGAAACTTTTTCGTGTAAGGTCCGATTTGCCACGGCCTGCAATTCATGTAAAGGTTTCCATTCCCGCAACTCCGTTGTGGTTCCTTTTTGGGTAGGCGCCAGTAACCATCCATTACTGTTCTTTTTCCACCCCAGCAACAAGCCAGAGACGGCAATCACCATAAAAAAAACAAAGAGAAAAATACCAGTTATCCGATGAATCGTCCGAAAAGTACGGAGCGTTTGGGCTTGTTTTTTTCGTTTTTCGATACCTTGCATGGAAGATTAGGTTACCGTTTTTAAAAGTTCATCTTTTACAGTCAGCATATACGCAAAAGCGGCTTCATGCTCATTCGGAATCCGTCCTTCGAGAATAGCCTCTTCTATGGCCTTTTTGATGATCCCTACTTCTTTGCCTGGTTTTAGTCCCAGAACCGCCATAATTTCATTGCCCTTTACGGGCGGTTGAAAATGACGAAGGCGGTCTTTCTCCTCAACAATGCGCATTTTTTCTTCCACCAAATCAAAATGGGCCAAATAACGCACTACACGTTGCGGATTTTTGGTGGTAATGTCTGCCCTAACAAGTGCCATCAAGTCTTCAAGGTCCTCCCCTGCATCAAATAAGAGACGCCGCACCGCCGAATCGGTCACCACTTCATCCACCAAAGCCACCGGACGATGATGTAGCGAGACTAATTTTTGCACATAACGCATCCGATCGTCCACGGGTAAACGCAGTTGTTTGAAAATACCCGGGACCATCCGCCCGCCACGGTCTTCGTGGCCGTGAAACGTCCAGCCAATGCCTTGTACATACCGTTTACTTTTCGGCTTCCCGATATCGTGTAATAATGCCGCCCAGCGAAGCCAACGGGTTTCTTCCGCAGGACGCCCAGCGAGCGATTCAGCAAGGTTGTCTAAGACCTGCAGGGTATGAAAAAAGTTGTCTTTGTGCTTATGGCCTTCCATGTTTTCTACACCCGCCAAGGAAGTAAGGGCAGGAAATACATGAGCCAATATCCCTGTTTCGTACAGAATCCGCAAGCCAATAGAGGGCACAGGACACACCATGATCTTTTGTAGTTCGTCCGTAACCCGCTCCATGCTGATAATCCGGATACGTTCAGCCATTTTTTTCATGGCGACCAAAGCCTCTGAATGGATGGTAAACCCGAGTTGGGTAGCAAAACGGGCAGCACGCATCATTCGCAATGGATCATCAGAAAAAGTAACCTCCGGGTCTAAAGGCGTCCGTATGAGTTGTTCAGCCAAGTCTTTTTGGCCGCCAAAAGGATCCAGTAGTGTACCAAAAGTATTCACATTCAACGAAACAGCCAAGGCATTAATCGTAAAATCACGACGATTCTGATCTTCCTCCAAGGTTCCCTCTTCAACAACGGGCTTGCGGGAATCTCGTGAATAACTCTCGCTACGCGCACCCACGAATTCCAAGGCCAAAGAATGGCCTCCGGAGAGATACAGGTGTACACCTGCGGTTCCAAAATTTTTGTGTACATGTGCCATACCCACCCCATAGGCATCTGCCACGGCCTGTGCCAACCGAATACCGCTTCCAGCGCCAACCGTCACAAAGTCTAAATCTTTTGTTGGCCGTTGCAAGAGCCAATCACGCACGCCACCACCCACCATATAGGCAGGCAGGGCCATTTCGTCTGCAAGTGTACCAATCCGGCGAAGAATGTCTGAATATGGAAGCCTGTTCAAGGGTTGTATCTCCTAAACCAAAAGAGCAAATGGACAAATGGGGGTACCTGTTCGGCATCACAGACGTTGAAGATACAAGATTTGATGTGGATGTATTTCAAAAAACGGATCAGGATGCTGCTGTTTCCTTTTTATAAACAGGTTTTCCCCACGTAAAACCTCCCTGTGCGGTTACCAAAAGATCAGATGTCCCGCTTATCAGCTTCAAGCAAAACCGTCATTCTGTATGACCTGCCCCTTTGGAAAAATGCCTATTCAAGGCTTCCCGTACCACCGTCACGGGCATTTCGGCTTGTGTCCATTGACTGTATGCCGCCGCCGCTTGCCCAATAAACATTTCAAGCCCGCCAATGGTCTTGCCTCCAGCATCGGCTACATCCCTCAGAAAACGGGTTTGGATCGGGTTATAAATAAGGTCGTAGGCGGTATGGTGTACCCCAAAATCCTTCACATCAGCCCAAACAGACTCTTCCACACGAGGGTACATTCCTTTTGGCGTAGCGTTAACCAATAGGTGTGCCGCCCGAATGGCAGGCCCAGCTACAGGCCATTCAGCAATAGATATTTTCTCGTTAGGATCATAAGGCCGCATGGCAGCAACCAATCCTTGTGCTTTTTCTGGTGAGCGGACGACCAACCGGATGTTGCTTAGGTCTAGATGCATCAATAAACCATAGAGCACCGCCCGTGTTGCACCTCCTGCCCCAAAAACCACTGCTTCTTTTCCGGCAAATGCTGCAACATGGGGCCATAGCGGCGCCAAAAACCCAACCACATCGGTGTTATCTCCATAAAGGAATGGGCGACCTTCTTCATCCACTTTACACACAATGGTATTCACTGCACCTATGGCTTGCGCCGCCTCGGAGCATTGATCCATCAGCCTAAAAGCGGCTTCTTTATGCGGAAGCGTAACATTAGCCCCCGAAAACCCCAATGCCAGAAGCCCGCGAATGGCTGCTGCGAGGTGCTCCGGCTGAACAGGTGATGCCAAATAAGTCCTGTTTAGGCCCTGCTCCCGAAAAGCAGCATTGTGAATGAGTGGAGAAAGAGAGTGATGAATCGGCCAGCCAAGTACCGCAATCGGCTTTGTATGCACATTCGGAAACATAATGAACGTCTCTTAGGCTATGATTGAAGGAGCAAACAAGGCCAAAATAAGTACTCGACCACACCTTTCATGTACCCGGACACCGTTTTCCGTCATTATCTTCGGTTAAGCGTTTTCATCGGTGGCGTAACAAATGCGGATTCAGCTTAGCGGCCTGTTGCCAATAGGTCGAAAAGGCATCTAGGTCACCCTTCTGACGATAGGCCAAGGCAAGGTTATATAAGGTGGCTGCATCCTTTGGCTCCACATTCAACGCCATTTGATAACAAACAATGGCTTCATCGAACCGAGAAAGCCTTGCGAGTACATTACCCCGATTATACCAAGCAGCCGTAAATTTTTCTTGCACAACGGTGGCAAAATCATACGAGCTAAGGGCCTCTTTGAGACGCCCCATCCGCGACAACACAATCCCCCGATTATACCACGTAAGGTAAGCGTAAGGATTGATGTTCAGTTGCTGCTCGTAGCAATAAAGGGCACAGGCGTCTTTTTCCAACATTTCGTAGCAGAACCCTAATTCATGCCAGGCTTCCTCGTGCTCCGGCTGGTATTTCACACAGGCCCTCAGATGACGAATGGCCTCCTCGTAGCGGTTCATTTTCTCCAGCAACCACCCCAAACGGAAGTGCGCCTCTGCATGGAAAGCATCGGCAGCAATCGCGGTTTCATAGGTAACAACGGCTTCCGCTGGAAAACCAGTTTGTTCATAGGTTTGGCCAATTTGAACCATCGAATCGGCATCAAGTGGGTTGTAAATAAGGTGTTGCCGGAAGGCATCCCGTGCATCGGCGGGACGCTGGAGTGCATTCAATGCCAATCCTTTTAAAAACCAGCCCGATGTGGAGGCCGGGTACAAGGCCAGTAATCGCGAGATCGCACCGAGGGCTTCATGTGGGTTTTTATGTTCCAGATACCAAATTGCGATGTGTGCCAAAAGTTCGGGGTCAATGACTGACTCCGGATTTTGGCCATAGGTCGTTAATAAAGACGCAGTATGGGCTGACTCGGTCGAGAACTCCGGCGATTCAAATTCAAAATCGAACATAGATGGTGGTGGTTGCTCAGAATATTTCGGAGAATGATTTTCCGAACTTAACTTGGAGTATCCTGTCTTAAAAAGGGTTTATTCAACGTCTCAGATTGATACTCAGCCTCGATCAATACGATAATTTGGTGAATTCACATGTGTGCAAGCGCTTTGCAGTGAGGTAAAACGATAAAATCCACACCCCCTTAATATAACGCACTGCGTCATTATTGTATTTCCTTTCCTTTTTATTGTAATTTCGGGATTACCAAACCAGTCAGATAGTTTACTAACTTTGTAACCAAACAAAACGAATCACGTGGGAACTTACCAACTGTTGATCTTCCGGATCGCCAGCCGTTTCAATATGGCTTATTCTCCTCTTGGCAAATTTATTCGGAAGCATACAAACGACACTTACCGTGCCGAGAACCTTTTCATCCTTGCTGCTGCCACGCTGATTATCGCCCTCATGCTGGCCAACCAATTTGCTTGGGCGTTTATTCGGGAAGAGGTTTTGGCAAATCCGCAAGGCGATGTAGCCATTACCTATTGGCTTGTACAACTTTCTTTTATTGTTACGTTCCTTTTTGGTTGTGTAGTTGGGTTTAAGCCTGCCGCCACCATAACTTGTACGTCCTCCTCAGTAAACATCCAAAGTGGTGATTTGCGGACAGCCATCGGTTACGACGAAATTCAGCAAGTAAAGATCATTTCAGCCGACCTCTTCCACAGCCACTACCGCCGCTATCAGGCCACCATGCCTGTCATCAATGGCACAGAACAACAATATGCGCTGTTGGTAACCGAACATCATCCAGTGGTTCTTGGACTCTCCGGCACCGATCTTGAGGCTTTTGTTCAGCATGTAGAAGCACAACGTGTTCCCGTATCTCAAGACTTTTCCATCGAGAATCGTTTTGCATTTGCTGCTTAATTACGATAAAACGGCTCTAAAGCCCGATTTTTTAAACGATCGGGCTTTTTTATTGCTTTTTTACGATTGTTTTTTAACTTTTGTACATCGTAAATTTGTGGTGTAAGACTCATTGCATATCCCATCATTATGTTGTTTGCTAAAGGGCTACGAGGAAACTTGGGCCCTTTTGCCGTATAAGGAGACAGGATTGTCCGAAATTGCGCTGCTAATCATCCGGTTTATCCCATATCATCCACCTTAACGAATAGGCTACCAAAACCTTTTTCCTTGCCAAGTAATGGGCAGATTGTGCCCCGGAGCAGGATATACTTTGAAAACAGGTAGTTATTTGAGAAGAAGCCGATCCCGGCGAAAACCCTCTCTGAGATTACGTTTATTTCAATAATAGGAGCATTTCATTATCAAATTGACATAGATCCGCCTACTGTGTTTAAAAAGATGCACCTTCACCTTCTCTTCGCTATTGTTTGCCCCCTGTATAATGACTTATCTTGGAAACGTTTACAAAAATCGGCACCCTATACGTCCGGTTCACTCATCTTAGCATTTTGGAGGTCATACCATGCGCAAACTATTTCCGTTTTTATCCATTCCACTGGGCCTATTGCTGGGCATGATGCTCTCGGCCTGTGGCGGCGACAGTAGCGAAAAGAACAATACCCCTACGGGCAGCAACAATGCCAAAGCATTGGAAAGCATTGGAAAAGGCGAAGGCAAAGTCTCGATCATTGCGTGGGCGGGATATATTGAACGTGGCGAAACGGATAAAAACTACGACTGGGTAACGTCTTTCGAGAAAGAATCTGGCTGCAAAGTAGAAGTTAAAACGGCGGCCACCTCCGACGAAATGGTGACACTCATGAACCAAGGCGGATTTGATATTGTAACCGCTTCTGGTGACGCCTCGATGCGACTCATCCGAGGCGGCATGGTTCAACCCATCAACATCAACCTGATAAAAGATTGGGGAACGGTGGATAGTCGCCTGCAAAATGCTTCTTGGCATACCGTAGATGGTGTTCACTACGGCGTTCCTTATCAATGGGGATCCAATGTTTTGATGTATAATACCAAGGTTTTCAAAACAGCGCCTACCAGCTGGGATATCGTTTTTAAAGAAATGAACCTGCCAGACGGAAAGTCTAATAAAGGTCGTGTACAAGCATTTGACGGACCTATTTATATTGCAGATGCCGCTTTGTATCTGAAACACCATCAACCTGAACTCGGCATTCAAGACCCATACGAGCTGACACAAGCCCAGTTTGATGCCGCTATTGCTTTGCTGAAAGGGCAACGTGCTTTGGTCAACAAGTATTGGCACGATGCAATGGTACAAATGGATGACT of Bacteroidetes Order II. bacterium contains these proteins:
- a CDS encoding PepSY domain-containing protein, coding for MQGIEKRKKQAQTLRTFRTIHRITGIFLFVFFMVIAVSGLLLGWKKNSNGWLLAPTQKGTTTELREWKPLHELQAVANRTLHEKVSPELSTQLDRIDVRQDKGSVKFVFADHYWGIQLDGATGKVLLIERRNADLVEHIHDASILDRYLETQGGIIKLLYTSIMGLALLVFSITGFWLWYGPRQMQRKRTLQKHKT
- a CDS encoding tetratricopeptide repeat protein → MFDFEFESPEFSTESAHTASLLTTYGQNPESVIDPELLAHIAIWYLEHKNPHEALGAISRLLALYPASTSGWFLKGLALNALQRPADARDAFRQHLIYNPLDADSMVQIGQTYEQTGFPAEAVVTYETAIAADAFHAEAHFRLGWLLEKMNRYEEAIRHLRACVKYQPEHEEAWHELGFCYEMLEKDACALYCYEQQLNINPYAYLTWYNRGIVLSRMGRLKEALSSYDFATVVQEKFTAAWYNRGNVLARLSRFDEAIVCYQMALNVEPKDAATLYNLALAYRQKGDLDAFSTYWQQAAKLNPHLLRHR
- a CDS encoding shikimate dehydrogenase: MFPNVHTKPIAVLGWPIHHSLSPLIHNAAFREQGLNRTYLASPVQPEHLAAAIRGLLALGFSGANVTLPHKEAAFRLMDQCSEAAQAIGAVNTIVCKVDEEGRPFLYGDNTDVVGFLAPLWPHVAAFAGKEAVVFGAGGATRAVLYGLLMHLDLSNIRLVVRSPEKAQGLVAAMRPYDPNEKISIAEWPVAGPAIRAAHLLVNATPKGMYPRVEESVWADVKDFGVHHTAYDLIYNPIQTRFLRDVADAGGKTIGGLEMFIGQAAAAYSQWTQAEMPVTVVREALNRHFSKGAGHTE
- a CDS encoding HD domain-containing protein; the protein is MALPAYMVGGGVRDWLLQRPTKDLDFVTVGAGSGIRLAQAVADAYGVGMAHVHKNFGTAGVHLYLSGGHSLALEFVGARSESYSRDSRKPVVEEGTLEEDQNRRDFTINALAVSLNVNTFGTLLDPFGGQKDLAEQLIRTPLDPEVTFSDDPLRMMRAARFATQLGFTIHSEALVAMKKMAERIRIISMERVTDELQKIMVCPVPSIGLRILYETGILAHVFPALTSLAGVENMEGHKHKDNFFHTLQVLDNLAESLAGRPAEETRWLRWAALLHDIGKPKSKRYVQGIGWTFHGHEDRGGRMVPGIFKQLRLPVDDRMRYVQKLVSLHHRPVALVDEVVTDSAVRRLLFDAGEDLEDLMALVRADITTKNPQRVVRYLAHFDLVEEKMRIVEEKDRLRHFQPPVKGNEIMAVLGLKPGKEVGIIKKAIEEAILEGRIPNEHEAAFAYMLTVKDELLKTVT
- a CDS encoding ABC transporter substrate-binding protein, producing MRKLFPFLSIPLGLLLGMMLSACGGDSSEKNNTPTGSNNAKALESIGKGEGKVSIIAWAGYIERGETDKNYDWVTSFEKESGCKVEVKTAATSDEMVTLMNQGGFDIVTASGDASMRLIRGGMVQPININLIKDWGTVDSRLQNASWHTVDGVHYGVPYQWGSNVLMYNTKVFKTAPTSWDIVFKEMNLPDGKSNKGRVQAFDGPIYIADAALYLKHHQPELGIQDPYELTQAQFDAAIALLKGQRALVNKYWHDAMVQMDDFKTEGVVATGSWPFQVNGLTAAKAAVGSVIPVEGATGWADTSMMHAKAPNPNCAYKWLNHSLNKKLQGDLAAWFGSVPAVPDACNNNTLLGAEGCKTNGIQNFDKIHFWKTPDCPNGKCVPYSEWTKQYLAVMASKS
- the mtaB gene encoding tRNA (N(6)-L-threonylcarbamoyladenosine(37)-C(2))-methylthiotransferase MtaB, whose product is MSRVSFHTLGCKLNYAETSTIARDFKAQGYKTVPFETAADVTVINTCTVTEQAEAKCRNAIRRALRANPDTFVIVTGCYAQLRPEEIAQIPGVDVVLGAQEKFQIFSLLKTFEKQPQTQVAVSCIDDVVAFGPSYSSGERTRAFLKVQDGCDYTCSFCTIPQARGKSRSAPIPETLRSAREVIEKGYKEIVLSGINIGLYGQEHGTDLLALLYELDQLEGVERFRISSIEPNLLTDDILRFVAESNKFQPHFHIPLQSGDNEVLGKMRRRYRRELYAERVQRIHHLMPDACIGVDVIVGFPAETETHFEQTYQFLHELPVSYFHVFTYSERPNTTAVEQLTRMGTPVPAKERERRSKMLRILSAKKRLAFHQANTGTTRPVLWEDEEKGGLMFGFTDNYVKVQTPYDPDKAGAIEIVTLGTLAEDGTVKRGENAFISIL